From Felis catus isolate Fca126 chromosome B4, F.catus_Fca126_mat1.0, whole genome shotgun sequence:
AATACTCTTTGTTAACATCCTTAGCTCATCAGTGAAGAATTCACCACCCCCATGCACATTGGTAAGACTTCTCTCTCAGCAAGCATAGATTAAGAAGGAAATATTACCAAAGCTTTGACTTCATAAAATATCCAGGTAGTTCTATGTCTAACGAACCATCACTACACTGCATGGCACATACTGACAGAATTTTCCACATTGAGCATTAAATTAATATTCCTAAAGGACTGATTCACTTAGAGTGGTGTGTGAAGAGCGGGAATAACATAGAAATCATTTGACTAAAACCATATTTTGGAGATCAGGAAAACAAAGCTCCAGGAAAGGACTTTTCCAGGGTTGTGTTGCTTAGTTGTGTCCGTCTTCGACCACTAACCCAGGTCTGAGAATTGCTACTTGGTCAGTTACTGGCATGAAAAGCCACTGAGTTTCCATGGAACACTAGTGTTTTCATAATTAGACTCAGGCTATTCTACCACTAACATTGAATATGATGATTTCAAAACTTGCAGAAGAAAGTAGCTAATGGGaggatagcttttattttttgtcctccaatatatacatttgaaaaacaaCCCAGATTAAATTTagcagcttttatttcttttaaagattcaTATATAGTtactgttgtgattttttttaattgcatacaTGTTGATAGTCCTACTTTTTGTTATGCATTCAGAAACATTTAATAGAGCTTAAGATACAGCAAGCAGTTGTGCTTGGTTCTGTGGCTACGAAGAAGATTTCATCCCTCATGGTTTCTGGTTAAGATTAGAAATGGAAACACAAGGAGATTGGCAGTGATCAGTTCTTCTTgggcaagagaggaaggaaagacttCATGGGCAGGGACAGGGGGACATTTGAGCTGACTTCTAAAGATGAGTAGATTTTTCtacacataaaaaatgaaaccaaaatacGCTCATTATGGAAATGGAAGAGGTCATTGTAATCAGAACTTTGTGAACAAAGCAGAAAGGAGTGAAGAGGACTGGCATGTTCGAGTACTAGCTGCAGTTAGTATGGCTAGAGGGTGGTATGTAAATGGAGTTATAATGGAAGACTGTCAGAGAGATCTCAGGGACTCAGTCAAGAATGATCTTCTTTGCTATAATAGGAAGTGTGAACTTCATTCTTTAGGCAGTGGAGgagcaattaaaatttttaaggaagaaagtaACAGAATGACTGGTACTGTggatttcttatttttgtaagaaaactTCAGTAATGATAAATTGGGATGTTGTCAGTCTGGAGGCAGAGAAACCAGTTAGGAGATTAATGTAATAATCCCAGCAAGAATTGAAGACCTTAAGTAACTAGAGCTATGGTAAAGAGATGGACAGGAACAAGTATCTGAAGAAACTTGATGGATTGAGAACAATCTAGATTGAGCTCCTAGTTTGCAACTCATGTGACTGGGTAGATGATAAGAATACCCttgatgaggaaaagaaaaaatccattttgaaagAACAGTGGTGAGTTCCATGGAAATAGAGGGATTTAAGAAGCTGTTGGGCATCCAGTAGGCTCTTGGATATATGGAGGTGCAGGAAAATTTTTGGGAGTTATTAGCATGTAATTAAAACTGTTGGAGTGATGAGGTTGCCCAGAGAGCATTTAGAGCAAGGATTCTTAACCTTAAATCTGGAATCCACATATCCTCAATTATCCAAAATATTGCATATGTGACTTTGTTAGGGGAAGGTCCATCGCTTTCTTCAGATTTTCAAAAGGGACAGACGCTTACTTGGTGTGAAAAGGGGCCAAGGACAGAGCCTCGAGTATCTGCACTAAGTGATGGGCGGGGACAATAGTCTcagcagagaaggcagaaaaggaacaATAGTGAGGAGAGAAATGTGGTATCAAAGCCTAAGTCAAGTAACATGAGGGCTTGTAGAGTCTTTGGCTTGGCAATGAGAAGACTGATAAATTGTTCCTAATAAACACGATGGAAACCAAATGTATTTGTATGTAATGAAACTCCCCACAGAAACACCATGTTTTCTGAGAATTGTAAAAACTATTGGCCTACAAAAAAAGTTCAAATGCCTCCATCAAATATTCAAGGCTAAGATTTGTTCTCACCTTGCCATTACAGTTTAATCTCTCACTTCAATATTCTGAACTTTAAAGCTAGCCAAATCCATCTCTTCACTGCTTTCTGAATACTTCATACAGATCTTAGCTCCTAGTTTTTGCTGGTGGTTTTCATCCTGCCTGCCCTGTTCCCTACCCAACAAATCCTATCAGTCTTTCACAGTTTAGTTCTGTTTGCTCTGTGCTCTTTTCTGACTATATTGATTTCCCTCTCTATATTCTAGTGGTAATTATTGTCTTGTTTTGGCATTTAAAATTGTACTGCCTTGCATTGCTACTTACTTGACATATTACTGCCTTCTTTTCCCAGTGAGCTTTTACTCCTAAAGGCTAGCACTACCTTATGTCTCATCATACCCCCTGGTGGCTGAACTTGcacatacttattttaaatactaaaatacttGAATGAATTTAACCTAAGCCAAACATAGTGGGGGAAaatgtctttaagaaaaaattcatatGATGCATTCTAAATTATACAGGAGTGatttatgtatcatttttacAACTGTACTCCATTTCTATGGGTAATCAAGAGTTGATTGCGTGTCAGAATAAGATACTGATACAATATATGAGGCTTGATGAACTTTTGGGCTTTTATTTGGAACTTTAGCATATTGAATTAAATTTGTTAAGCCACACATActaatttttctctgtaaaatttaTCAGTTCTTCAAAACAAATATCTTTTTTGGATTGCAAAGTAAAATATACTTACTAAAATAAGtatgaagtagaaataaaatatcactaaTATTTCTCTACTATTTTGCCAAAGGcacttttgttttataaacatcTTTACCATCTATAAATTAAGTAAGTATCAATGTGATTAACATGCAAAACTTAATCACTAACAATGCATCTGGCTCATTATTAAACAATACAATATGTTAATTTGGAGCCCACTTCAGTGGCATGGTGTTACTAGTTTTGCTGAATGATAATTGAGCTTAATCATCTGATTTGAAGccagtgtttctgtttctttcatcatTTGCTGACAACTTCCAGGGTTATTGTAGGAAAAAGtgtagtagaaaaaaaagaggaccaGAGTTGCATTGCTTTATTCTGgagtcagaaaaattaaaagctttccTAATTAATAAGGAAAATAGATATCCGTTAGCTACTGCCACGTGGATCCCATCATTGTCAAGAGGATATCTGCCAATGTAAATTCTAAATTGTAAAAGTTACCTGGCAGGAGGGAGAAATCTGTGTCACACTTTGCCAGTTCGACTAACACTTAAATATGTgtctaaacttttcttttttccctgaaatcACAATATGTATTTCCATGAAAGTACAGTTTTTGTGCATATCCTCACACTTTaaccacattttttaaacaggTAAAGCATATTTTGACCATTTTCATAAGAAGGAAAGTTCTTTTAATTCACCAGCAGTATTGCTTACCGAGTAGAATGTAATAAAACATTGAAACGACTCAATGGGGAGAAAATTTGCTTACTCCCTGGCTAAGCGACTTGCTCCTGCAAAGCTGCCTCAGTGGTCCTCACCCCAGTTTGTGCCTCTGCAACATTTCCTAGGCCATCCAGGTTATTTGGCGTTAATAAATTATGGATAGTAAAACAAGTGTCATATGCACCCTTTTATAGTAAAAACTTTGTTAGAAATTTCaaggaaaagcaaatttaatCCATATCGatgatttaaaataactaaaaactggAGAATACAATTTAATCACTTTCATATTTTAGAGTGTGGACATATTCCAGAGGACAAAAAATTGAAGGActtcagaattttttgttttatttttgagagagagtgtgagagagcacaggtgggggaagggcagagggagagagaatcttcagcaggctctgcTTTCAGCTTgtagccagacgcggggctcagtctcacaactctgggatcatgacctcagccgaaatcaagagtcggatgtttaacccactgagacacccaggtgcccctcgaagttttttttttattatgcacACTTGACTGCCTTTTTAAGAGAAACTTAACATGGCATTCCCcaattttaaggaaagaaaacagagtcAAGTCACTGGGGTAAGAAGGCAAAATTCTAGGTACCATGGTGGCCACAACAGCAGTCTGAGGgataaatcaaaatatttgatCTTTGGTGGCTTCAGTGCCTGCTTCCTAATCCATTCATGGGTGAGTCTAAATAAGGTGAGAATTCTCTGGAATCGTGATGTCTAATAAAAACAATGTAAGCTACatatatgtcattttaaattttttagtagccatattaaacaagtaaaatgaaacaaGTGAGATtgcacacctggctggctcaggcagtagagcatgggactctggATATcaagattgtgagtttgagccccacattgggcatagattactataaataaatgagcaaataaataaatctttaaaaagtaatatatttagtaaaaccaaaatatttcaatatgtaatcaatatGTGTCATAtgtgaagaaatattttacttttttgtgtatgtgtttgatATTTGTAACTCAGTATGTACTACACACTTaaagcacatctcagtttgggcccaccacatttcaggtgctcgaTAGCTACATGCAGCTAGGAATAACTATGCTGGACGTTATGTCCCTAGAACATCGAAGGGATGTGTGCCCATGATACTGAGAAATAGTGTTTGCCTTCTTTGCCTTCTGTCAGtgtaaaatactaaaattacCTACCTCAGGGGATGCTTACATAGTGCTGGCCAAGTAAAGCGCTAACCTAGGTCATAAATTGTTAGTTTGAAGACTCCCTGTTTCTATGATtaagataaaatactttttttgtttaacaaTCACTGTTTGGTACAGTATCATGAGTTTCAGTACTTTTGTCTTCAGGTGCAATTGTTTTACCTAGGCTCAAACATACTGTGCTACAACTaaattctgtatgtattttatgtaagcaaagaaaaaatggttttatattttttttatgttttgtagtTCATCTAGAAACCTCTGGCTCTTAATATATTCTGAACTTTAgaatgataacagctgccttaaCTCTTTAAGATAGTGAATTATTTTAATGGGGACTGTCAtctaatttcaattttcttttatattttaaggatATGGAATATTATCTTGTAAAATGGAAAGGATGGCCAGATTCTACAAATACTTGGGAACCTTTGCAAAATCTCAAGTGCCCATTACTCCTCCAGCAGTTTTCTAATGACAAGCATAATTATTTATCTCAGGTAAAGAAAGGCAAAGCAATAAAAGACAATAACAAAGCTTTGAAACCTGCCATTGCCGAGTACATTGTAAAGAAGGCTAAACAGAGGCTAGCTCTGCAGAGATGGCAAGACGAActcaacagaagaaagaatcataaAGGAatgatatttgttgaaaatactgttGACTTAGAGGGCCCACCTTCAGACTTCTACTACATTAATGAATACAAACCAGCTCCTGGAATCAGCTTAGTCAATGAAGCTACCTTTGGTTGTTCGTGTACAGATTGCTTCTTTGAGAAATGTTGTCCTGCTGAAGCTGGAGTTCTTTTGGCTTATAATAAAAACCAACAAATTAAAATCCCACCTGGTACCCCCATTTATGAATGCAACTCGAGGTGTCAATGTGGACCCGATTGTCCCAATAGGATTGTACAAAAAGGCACCCAGTATTCACTTTGCATCTTTCGAACTAGCAATGGCTGTGGCTGGGGTGTAAAAACccttgtgaagattaaaagaatGAGTTTTGTCATGGAATATGTTGGGGAGGTATGTTCAACATATAACAAATAATGTGTGTGAGAGGTTTATGCTTTTTGAAAAGTTAACATTGTACAGCAGTAACAGATATtggtacatatttatattatcGTTTGCAAGTATGTAGAAATTTCTGGCTTGGGAAAAAGGTTTCACGGCATAGTTAGAAATATAAACTTGTAtatgaacaaaaaaatacatataattataaatgaaatagtCCTGTTTTCAACAAACACCCATTTATAGTCATTGAAACTGGCATTTGTAAAATATGGCAGCTATTATGACATAAAcgttctttt
This genomic window contains:
- the SUV39H2 gene encoding histone-lysine N-methyltransferase SUV39H2 isoform X1, whose amino-acid sequence is MAAAGAEARGAWCVPCLVSLDTLQELCRKEKLTCKSIGITKRNLNNYEVEYLCDYKVVKDMEYYLVKWKGWPDSTNTWEPLQNLKCPLLLQQFSNDKHNYLSQVKKGKAIKDNNKALKPAIAEYIVKKAKQRLALQRWQDELNRRKNHKGMIFVENTVDLEGPPSDFYYINEYKPAPGISLVNEATFGCSCTDCFFEKCCPAEAGVLLAYNKNQQIKIPPGTPIYECNSRCQCGPDCPNRIVQKGTQYSLCIFRTSNGCGWGVKTLVKIKRMSFVMEYVGEVITSEEAERRGQLYDNKGITYLFDLDYESDEFTVDAARYGNVSHFVNHSCDPNLQVFNVFIDNLDTRLPRIALFSTRTINAGEELTFDYQMKGSGDVSSDSVDHSPAKKRVRTVCKCGAVTCRGYLN
- the SUV39H2 gene encoding histone-lysine N-methyltransferase SUV39H2 isoform X3, with product MGGTTDIHTLGRYPTGTSFARDQHSEVNFTQNTPKFFRWKTSWCVPCLVSLDTLQELCRKEKLTCKSIGITKRNLNNYEVEYLCDYKVVKDMEYYLVKWKGWPDSTNTWEPLQNLKCPLLLQQFSNDKHNYLSQVKKGKAIKDNNKALKPAIAEYIVKKAKQRLALQRWQDELNRRKNHKGMIFVENTVDLEGPPSDFYYINEYKPAPGISLVNEATFGCSCTDCFFEKCCPAEAGVLLAYNKNQQIKIPPGTPIYECNSRCQCGPDCPNRIVQKGTQYSLCIFRTSNGCGWGVKTLVKIKRMSFVMEYVGEFFLFR
- the SUV39H2 gene encoding histone-lysine N-methyltransferase SUV39H2 isoform X2; translated protein: MEYYLVKWKGWPDSTNTWEPLQNLKCPLLLQQFSNDKHNYLSQVKKGKAIKDNNKALKPAIAEYIVKKAKQRLALQRWQDELNRRKNHKGMIFVENTVDLEGPPSDFYYINEYKPAPGISLVNEATFGCSCTDCFFEKCCPAEAGVLLAYNKNQQIKIPPGTPIYECNSRCQCGPDCPNRIVQKGTQYSLCIFRTSNGCGWGVKTLVKIKRMSFVMEYVGEVITSEEAERRGQLYDNKGITYLFDLDYESDEFTVDAARYGNVSHFVNHSCDPNLQVFNVFIDNLDTRLPRIALFSTRTINAGEELTFDYQMKGSGDVSSDSVDHSPAKKRVRTVCKCGAVTCRGYLN